The window ACTTAGCTTTATCCGTAAGTATCGTTCATCGTTACTTCACAATTTTGTCACACGAAAGATGGTACATAGCTACTTAGAGTCTTGATATGTACTTTAAATCGAACTACAATAGTAATTATTACTATTAACATACATAGATGGTGTGGAGGAGCAACAATAATGAAACTATGGGGAACAAGAATACTCGCGGTGGGGGTTGTATGTACGACGATGCTGGCCGGCTGTGCCAAGCCTGCGGAAATCGATTCGACTGCACAGACAGAGGCAGCAAAACCGAAAGCAATTACGCTGTCTTGGGCTAAGGATATTGGCAGCTTAAATCCGCATCTTTATGCTCCGAATGAACTATTCGCGCAGGCGATGGTGTATGAGCCGCTTGTGCAGTACGGAGTAAAGGGCGATATTCAGCCTTCTTTGGCAGAAAAATGGGATATTACACCAGATGGTAAAACGTATACGTTTCATTTGCGCAAAGGCGTGAAATATTCAGACGGTTCGGAACTTGATGCAGCGAATGTGAAGAAAAACTTCGATGCCCTGCTGGCGAATGGGAAGCGCCACAGTTGGTTAGGATCGATCAATGAAATCAAAAATACGGAAATCGTCGATCCACAAACCTTTAAGATCGAATTGAAAAATTCATACTATCCGTTTTTGCAGGAGCTTTCGCTTATTCGTCCGCTGCGTATGCTCGGTAATGCTGGCTTCCCTGATGACGGAAGCACGGCCCAGACGATCAAAAAGCCAATAGGAACGGGCCCTTGGGTACTGACTGACTATAGAATAGATGAACAAGCGGTATTTACGCGCAACGAACATTACTGGGGAGAGAAGCCGAAGCTGGATAAAGTGACGATCAAGATCATTCCCGATCCGCAAGCCCGTGCGATGGCGTTGGAGAAGAAGGAAATCGATATGATTTTCGGCAGTGGTCAGCTGACCCCGAATGCATTCAAATCGCTGAAGGATACAGGCAAGTACCAGACTCTTGTCTCCGAGCCGCTCTCCACGCGAGTGCTGGCGGTGAACTCCAACAAAGGTCCTACGCGGGAGTTAAATGTCCGTCAAGCCCTGGAATATGCGTTTGACAAAAAGACTGTTATCGAGCATGTGCTCAACGGTGTCGAGAAGCCGGCGGACACGCTGTTTTCACCTGCGCTACCTTACAGCAACGTGAATTTGAAGCCTTACGAGTATAATTTGGAAAAAGCGAAGTCGCTGCTGGATGCATCGGGCTGGAAGCTGGCAAACGGTAAACCATTCCGTGAAAAAGACGGGAAAGTACTGGAGCTTGATCTCGTCTATGATAGCAACGACCAAGTACAAAAGACGATCTTTGAGTATATGCAAGGGGAATGGCGTAAAATTGGGATCAAAGGAAATATGATAGGCGAAGAGAGGCAAGCGTTCACGAACCGGCAGAAAGAGGGCGCATTTAACTTGGCCTTCAACGAAACCTGGGGCATTCCCTATGATCCGCATACGGTTGTAGCCTCGATGCGCGAATTGAGTCATGCCGACTATCAAGCTCAAGCAGGCTTACCGATGAAAAAAGAGATTGATGATAAAATTTCTCAAGTTATCATTAGCACCGATGAGAAAACAAGGCAAGAACTGTACACGTACATTCTGACGACATTGCATGAGCAGGCGGTGTACTTGCCGATCTCCTATACGGTAAATGTGGCTGTCGCGAATAACAATGTGAGCGGTGTTTCGTTTTATCCGATGCAGTTTGAAATTCCGTTTAAAGCATTTGATATCAAGTAGGTGCTGTTCATGATTACCTTTTTAGCAAGAAGAATTGGCAGTATGCTGCTTGTGATTATGGGAATAACGGTTGTGGCCTTTCTGTTAATCCGC is drawn from Paenibacillus sp. V4I7 and contains these coding sequences:
- the nikA gene encoding nickel ABC transporter substrate-binding protein; the encoded protein is MKLWGTRILAVGVVCTTMLAGCAKPAEIDSTAQTEAAKPKAITLSWAKDIGSLNPHLYAPNELFAQAMVYEPLVQYGVKGDIQPSLAEKWDITPDGKTYTFHLRKGVKYSDGSELDAANVKKNFDALLANGKRHSWLGSINEIKNTEIVDPQTFKIELKNSYYPFLQELSLIRPLRMLGNAGFPDDGSTAQTIKKPIGTGPWVLTDYRIDEQAVFTRNEHYWGEKPKLDKVTIKIIPDPQARAMALEKKEIDMIFGSGQLTPNAFKSLKDTGKYQTLVSEPLSTRVLAVNSNKGPTRELNVRQALEYAFDKKTVIEHVLNGVEKPADTLFSPALPYSNVNLKPYEYNLEKAKSLLDASGWKLANGKPFREKDGKVLELDLVYDSNDQVQKTIFEYMQGEWRKIGIKGNMIGEERQAFTNRQKEGAFNLAFNETWGIPYDPHTVVASMRELSHADYQAQAGLPMKKEIDDKISQVIISTDEKTRQELYTYILTTLHEQAVYLPISYTVNVAVANNNVSGVSFYPMQFEIPFKAFDIK